A single Haloglycomyces albus DSM 45210 DNA region contains:
- a CDS encoding beta-ketoacyl-[acyl-carrier-protein] synthase family protein: MSEESPTERPADQRVVITGLGPVSSIGTSAQAFRDGLASGSDGSKPIESFDTTGYEHSYACEINDFRPDDHIENLDIESLGRATQFAVAAARLAVRHAGLSDGELGDKDVLISVGTTDGESRDLDQLADVQVRESYEHWQPDVASRISPTRLSTMIAQELELSRAEAATLPTACAAGNYAIGYGYDVVRSGEADIALCGGADALCRKTFTGFYRLGTIAPRRCRPFDVDREGILTGEGAGILVLETLESAQRRGATIYGEVLGYGLNCDAHHPVAPKEDSIAACMDLALHDAQVSPDKVDFISAHGTGTQANDVTEANAIRQIYGEARPPTISVKSMIGHTMGAASALAAIGCALAISEGFIPPTINHGRTDPECDVDCVPNEAVRKDVNVVQNNGLAFGGNNSVVVFGKPEGVGA; this comes from the coding sequence ATGAGCGAAGAATCCCCGACCGAACGCCCAGCGGACCAGCGGGTGGTGATCACCGGGCTCGGACCGGTGTCCAGCATCGGTACCAGCGCCCAGGCCTTTCGCGACGGACTGGCGTCCGGCAGTGACGGATCAAAACCGATCGAATCGTTCGACACGACCGGTTACGAGCATTCCTACGCCTGCGAGATCAACGATTTTCGTCCCGACGACCACATCGAGAATCTCGACATCGAAAGCCTGGGGCGCGCCACTCAATTCGCGGTGGCCGCCGCGCGCTTGGCCGTGCGGCACGCCGGTTTGTCGGACGGCGAACTGGGTGACAAAGACGTCCTTATTTCGGTGGGTACCACCGATGGAGAATCGCGGGACCTGGATCAACTCGCGGACGTACAGGTGCGGGAATCGTACGAACACTGGCAACCGGACGTTGCCTCCCGTATTTCCCCGACTCGTCTGTCCACAATGATCGCACAAGAGCTGGAGCTGTCTCGTGCGGAAGCGGCGACCCTGCCGACCGCCTGTGCGGCGGGAAACTACGCCATCGGATACGGATACGACGTCGTACGGTCGGGTGAGGCCGACATCGCTCTGTGCGGAGGCGCCGACGCACTGTGCCGTAAGACGTTCACCGGCTTCTACCGGCTGGGAACCATCGCTCCCCGTCGGTGCCGCCCTTTCGACGTCGACCGCGAAGGCATTCTCACCGGCGAAGGCGCCGGAATCCTGGTTCTGGAAACCTTGGAGTCGGCACAGCGACGCGGAGCCACGATTTACGGCGAAGTGCTCGGTTACGGCCTCAATTGCGACGCGCATCATCCCGTGGCTCCCAAAGAGGACAGTATCGCCGCGTGCATGGACCTCGCGCTGCACGACGCCCAGGTCAGCCCCGACAAGGTCGACTTCATCTCGGCGCACGGCACAGGCACCCAAGCCAATGACGTCACCGAGGCGAACGCGATCCGTCAGATCTACGGAGAGGCGCGCCCACCGACGATCTCGGTCAAATCCATGATCGGTCACACCATGGGCGCGGCAAGCGCCTTGGCGGCCATCGGTTGTGCCTTGGCGATCTCGGAGGGCTTCATACCACCGACGATCAATCACGGTCGCACCGATCCCGAATGCGACGTCGACTGTGTCCCCAACGAAGCCGTTCGCAA
- a CDS encoding acyl carrier protein — MLDLDAAMKDKIKVLICEILELDVDEVTETSLFKEDHDADSLLAIEIVASLEKTFNITIAQSEMTKMVNLAGIYDVVSAAPSNE; from the coding sequence ATGCTCGATTTGGATGCCGCCATGAAAGACAAAATCAAGGTTCTTATCTGTGAAATCTTGGAGCTCGACGTTGACGAGGTAACCGAGACCAGCCTGTTCAAGGAAGACCACGACGCCGACTCCTTGCTGGCCATTGAAATCGTCGCCTCCCTGGAAAAGACCTTCAACATCACGATCGCGCAATCGGAAATGACCAAAATGGTCAACCTCGCCGGCATCTACGATGTCGTTTCCGCCGCTCCGTCGAACGAATAG
- a CDS encoding DinB family protein: protein MTWTAPEIDQPNVFSGDLGERALLENYLDYFRAELLKKCTGLDPDQLKQRNVDPSTISLLGLVRHMADVEKWWFCVLLDQQDLAAQKTFTQEEDFDADFNDLDGLPAEDVWKLFDKAVEQARDSAAKYDLDKDVRTTIATVNLRWVYIHMIEEYARHCGHADFLRERIDGATSS, encoded by the coding sequence ATGACATGGACAGCACCTGAAATAGACCAACCAAATGTATTTTCCGGCGACCTGGGCGAGCGTGCCTTGTTGGAAAACTATCTCGATTATTTTCGTGCCGAGTTGTTGAAAAAGTGCACCGGGCTCGACCCCGACCAGCTCAAACAGCGCAATGTCGATCCCTCCACCATCTCACTTCTGGGGCTCGTGCGGCACATGGCCGACGTGGAGAAGTGGTGGTTCTGTGTACTGCTGGACCAGCAAGACTTGGCGGCGCAGAAGACCTTCACACAGGAAGAGGATTTCGACGCCGATTTCAACGACCTGGACGGCCTGCCTGCTGAGGACGTGTGGAAGCTCTTTGACAAGGCAGTGGAGCAGGCGCGCGACAGCGCCGCTAAGTACGACCTCGACAAGGACGTGCGGACGACGATCGCGACGGTCAATCTGCGGTGGGTCTACATCCACATGATCGAAGAGTACGCTCGCCACTGTGGCCACGCCGATTTCCTGCGTGAGCGCATCGACGGCGCGACAAGCAGCTAG
- a CDS encoding class I SAM-dependent methyltransferase has translation MKTVKTLADLRHHWDKHADTYDRQITWAERKFFGGTRSWIGNHSSGHTLEVAIGTGLNIPHYPSDVDLTGVELSPRMLEIAQNRAAQASLRTDLRIGDAQKLEFADDTFDTAVCTFSLCTIPDDRAAVNEMIRVLKPGGLLLLADHVVSTSWWVRALQWTIERFSIPFAGEYFRRRPMRYVKEAGLTIEQHARFKRGLIERVAARKP, from the coding sequence ATGAAAACGGTTAAGACCCTCGCGGATCTACGCCACCACTGGGATAAGCACGCCGACACCTACGACCGTCAAATCACCTGGGCCGAACGGAAGTTCTTCGGCGGAACCCGATCCTGGATTGGGAATCACTCCAGTGGTCATACCTTGGAAGTTGCGATCGGAACCGGCCTCAATATCCCGCACTATCCGTCCGACGTTGACCTCACCGGCGTTGAGCTGAGCCCACGCATGCTGGAAATCGCTCAGAACCGCGCCGCCCAGGCTTCCCTTCGCACGGACCTGCGGATCGGTGACGCTCAGAAGCTCGAATTCGCGGATGACACGTTCGATACCGCCGTCTGCACGTTTTCCCTGTGCACCATTCCCGACGACCGAGCCGCAGTCAATGAGATGATCCGTGTACTTAAGCCCGGGGGTCTCCTTTTGCTCGCCGATCACGTTGTTTCCACGTCATGGTGGGTCCGTGCGCTGCAATGGACGATCGAACGCTTTTCCATTCCCTTCGCGGGTGAGTACTTCCGTCGGCGCCCCATGCGATACGTCAAAGAAGCGGGATTGACCATCGAACAGCACGCCAGATTCAAACGCGGGCTGATCGAACGAGTAGCGGCGAGAAAGCCTTGA
- a CDS encoding transcriptional regulator: MSEQPHTRLTNVIHSPTRLAVLGALRGVGQVNFADLRNSLELTDSDLSRQLKILEEEGLVDITKYREKRKPVTRIRLSESGRERFDEYLAELRKVVNTSL; this comes from the coding sequence GTGTCTGAGCAACCTCACACCCGCCTGACCAACGTTATCCACTCTCCTACCCGTTTGGCAGTACTCGGTGCGCTGCGGGGTGTGGGGCAAGTTAATTTCGCCGACTTGCGGAATTCCCTCGAGTTGACAGATTCCGACCTCTCCCGCCAATTGAAAATTCTTGAAGAAGAGGGCTTGGTCGATATCACTAAGTATCGAGAGAAACGAAAACCGGTGACAAGGATCAGGCTCTCTGAATCAGGCCGCGAACGTTTCGATGAGTACCTCGCAGAGCTCAGAAAGGTTGTCAACACGTCACTGTAA
- a CDS encoding LamG domain-containing protein translates to MPSPVSANSDDTVDSPEISQVTEAPSFGDPVTFEFTAPAADQVRYGWQGHSRSTSDLDAEGKVRVELTPPSNSIDQVLQAEAVMASGDSSSTTELFVRVTKPSAPHSVGAWRLNGDGRDDSSVNNSIALDESIEFTSDRHGNAGLAASLSASGQSCMAPEDLSLDLSRSFAVGGWVKPDSGSDSAPTFIGQAGSASGSFNLTYAENDDKWAMTRSNADATDANIVSAVSETPVALGEWQHVVGVYDVAADSIRIYVNGVLEGSTVLDGDVWETNQPLTIGCLELSSGDRIGALEGVVDDIVAYQEALSSNQVSYLYHGGNFPAALLGDWEFRGSGDDVSGFSGPFSDMDSVTWGPDYWGRQDSAVEFAGSVCPNAELNTVKTNEPFSLSLKFRPNQLPGGEDPIIASVNGSNSSLAYFQYHGEKNEWQFKVRESDDRNAASSVISAPVDSSEGEWVQLSVSHDPYTKRTVLYVDGEEVSADAHMDFSSFEAETLSLGCGFDGTNAFPETAFGEVRLWQGIASTDDFTPAGTERTSYWGLSADESGSDGWADNNLTFEGGHDWVEDRFNECEAAYSPKAANESYAQTSSSVVTSDESFTMVAWAKLDDLNGDYTVVSETGEASSALGLKFDSELERWTFEMTDANDDPTVSAQAVSETAPNVDQWYHLTAVYNVATGEAQLYVDGALEETVDAMEHPWNTDGRLLVGASGDSAGDRWSFMNGTIDAVRAYSGTLDADTIQSLSDQRPIFPPPSMCGGDEDPW, encoded by the coding sequence ATGCCGTCGCCGGTATCGGCGAATTCGGATGACACGGTGGATTCACCCGAAATCTCGCAAGTGACCGAAGCCCCGTCGTTCGGTGATCCCGTCACCTTCGAGTTCACTGCGCCGGCAGCGGATCAGGTTCGCTATGGCTGGCAAGGTCACAGCCGTTCGACCAGTGACCTTGACGCTGAGGGGAAGGTTCGAGTGGAACTTACTCCCCCGAGCAATTCCATCGACCAGGTTCTCCAAGCGGAAGCCGTTATGGCTTCTGGAGACTCGTCGTCGACGACCGAACTCTTCGTGCGAGTGACAAAGCCCAGTGCGCCTCACTCCGTGGGCGCTTGGCGTCTCAATGGAGATGGCCGTGACGATTCCTCGGTGAATAATTCGATTGCTCTCGACGAATCGATTGAGTTTACTTCGGACCGTCACGGTAACGCCGGTCTTGCGGCTTCTCTCAGCGCCTCTGGACAATCGTGTATGGCTCCTGAAGATCTCAGTCTGGACCTGAGCCGGTCCTTCGCCGTCGGTGGCTGGGTGAAGCCGGACAGCGGCAGCGATTCTGCGCCTACTTTCATTGGGCAAGCTGGAAGCGCGAGCGGTTCGTTCAACCTGACCTACGCCGAGAACGATGACAAATGGGCAATGACTCGGAGCAATGCCGACGCGACTGACGCCAACATCGTCAGCGCGGTTTCCGAAACTCCTGTGGCCCTTGGCGAGTGGCAGCACGTCGTGGGCGTATACGACGTAGCGGCCGACAGCATCCGTATCTATGTCAACGGCGTACTCGAAGGCAGCACCGTCCTTGACGGCGACGTATGGGAGACGAATCAGCCGTTGACCATTGGATGCCTAGAGCTGTCCAGTGGCGACCGCATTGGCGCGCTGGAAGGGGTCGTCGACGACATCGTGGCGTATCAGGAGGCTTTGTCCTCCAACCAGGTGTCGTATCTTTACCACGGAGGAAACTTCCCGGCTGCCCTACTTGGGGACTGGGAATTCCGTGGCAGTGGCGATGACGTCAGCGGTTTCAGCGGACCGTTCTCGGACATGGACTCTGTGACGTGGGGCCCCGACTACTGGGGTCGTCAGGATTCAGCCGTTGAATTCGCTGGTTCGGTATGTCCAAACGCTGAACTGAACACCGTGAAAACCAATGAGCCGTTTAGCCTTTCGCTCAAGTTCCGTCCCAACCAATTGCCCGGGGGCGAAGACCCGATCATCGCGTCGGTGAACGGGAGCAACAGTTCGCTTGCGTACTTCCAATACCACGGCGAAAAGAACGAATGGCAGTTTAAAGTTCGTGAGTCCGACGACCGTAATGCTGCCTCGTCTGTCATCAGTGCGCCGGTCGATTCCAGCGAAGGCGAGTGGGTCCAGCTTTCGGTCTCACACGATCCTTACACCAAACGGACAGTTCTATACGTCGACGGTGAAGAGGTGTCCGCCGACGCGCACATGGATTTCTCCTCCTTCGAAGCCGAGACGTTGAGCCTTGGGTGCGGATTCGACGGCACCAACGCGTTCCCTGAAACCGCTTTTGGGGAAGTTCGGCTTTGGCAGGGGATTGCCTCAACCGATGACTTCACACCGGCTGGGACTGAACGTACCTCCTACTGGGGACTGTCAGCCGATGAATCCGGTTCCGACGGGTGGGCCGACAACAACCTCACCTTCGAAGGCGGTCATGACTGGGTCGAAGATCGCTTCAACGAATGCGAAGCCGCATACAGCCCGAAGGCTGCCAATGAGAGCTATGCTCAAACGAGTTCTTCGGTGGTTACGTCCGATGAATCGTTCACCATGGTGGCATGGGCCAAGTTGGATGATCTGAACGGCGATTACACGGTCGTGAGTGAGACCGGTGAGGCCTCGTCCGCTCTCGGACTGAAGTTCGACTCAGAGCTGGAACGGTGGACGTTTGAGATGACGGACGCCAATGACGACCCAACCGTAAGCGCTCAGGCCGTTTCTGAAACGGCCCCGAATGTTGACCAGTGGTATCACCTCACGGCTGTTTACAATGTCGCTACGGGTGAAGCCCAGCTCTATGTCGACGGTGCCCTTGAAGAAACCGTCGATGCGATGGAGCATCCCTGGAACACCGACGGTCGGTTGCTCGTAGGGGCTTCCGGTGACAGTGCCGGTGATCGGTGGTCGTTCATGAACGGCACGATCGACGCGGTCAGAGCCTACTCGGGAACGCTTGACGCGGACACGATCCAGTCGCTGTCTGATCAGCGGCCCATTTTCCCGCCGCCCTCGATGTGCGGTGGAGATGAAGACCCCTGGTAG
- a CDS encoding prealbumin-like fold domain-containing protein — translation MGQDSEGSGYYVTLVARQCDDYSDIMANRLRNDYQESLEDLGPDSVYRKGQSIDPDIEDANDPNCTPLEGWAFSFGQGAGDPAHVDNLSVVGEPVSTTPKTQTSVPRLNSQAGDTGQRIAGAVTVELTKEQYRLSQISDWRSTLWLQGGSSSDPLNKADFGDYYVFGALRCSIDNQNADNVELVNFPQGQRHAFCYFYAAAPAPGSGDIVVRKELAGGATDDWTFSYSGNVTYDPSGRFDVNVDDGVGETTFHRAADTGEAWTFTEQEAEGWVFEDLTCESDNGQSQTTVTDRTASVMLAEGDTVTCTYTNERAAEGLGVYKRTVDGTGGPFEFDLESDDGTEGIGTATTDTDLLPVQAGTVSGIGRTEPVTITETLPSTTDAGHWRHQSVECNGELVDADVDGDTVSANVPPRDGPMNCLFTNEYVPTGSVTIVKTSQGGVGNFSFVVKESQPADLSSVPRLERSLYRLYDVETSAEDDPASFTVDGVRTGEYTIVELNSELDGKDWDLVDASCDAGGDSDYSNGVTFSVTEDRPNVTCTFTDVMAANPPDAPEGPNGEGGPDDSDGASLLTKTGSNIVLVGTAIAIVAVVVGRILVVRGRFRTELARINL, via the coding sequence ATGGGACAGGACTCGGAAGGAAGCGGATACTACGTCACGTTGGTCGCTCGCCAATGCGACGATTACAGCGACATCATGGCCAACCGTCTGCGCAATGACTACCAGGAAAGCCTTGAAGACCTGGGACCGGACAGTGTCTACCGGAAGGGCCAGTCGATTGATCCCGATATCGAGGACGCGAACGACCCGAACTGTACGCCTTTGGAAGGGTGGGCGTTCTCGTTTGGGCAGGGAGCAGGCGACCCAGCACATGTGGATAACCTGTCAGTCGTAGGGGAACCGGTCTCGACGACGCCGAAAACCCAAACTTCGGTGCCACGATTGAATTCACAGGCTGGAGATACCGGACAGCGTATTGCAGGCGCGGTTACCGTGGAACTGACAAAGGAACAGTATCGGCTCTCCCAAATCAGCGACTGGCGAAGCACTCTCTGGTTGCAGGGCGGCAGCTCAAGCGATCCACTCAATAAGGCCGATTTCGGAGATTACTACGTTTTTGGGGCACTGCGCTGTTCGATTGACAACCAGAATGCCGATAACGTCGAATTGGTCAACTTCCCACAAGGGCAACGGCATGCATTTTGCTACTTCTATGCGGCGGCACCTGCCCCAGGTTCAGGGGACATCGTGGTTCGTAAGGAACTGGCCGGTGGCGCTACCGACGACTGGACCTTCTCTTATTCGGGAAATGTGACGTATGATCCCAGCGGACGTTTCGATGTCAATGTAGACGATGGAGTCGGTGAGACCACGTTTCACCGCGCCGCAGACACGGGTGAGGCTTGGACGTTTACCGAACAAGAGGCTGAGGGGTGGGTATTTGAAGACCTGACCTGTGAGTCCGACAATGGACAAAGTCAAACCACCGTTACCGACCGTACGGCCTCGGTCATGCTCGCCGAGGGAGATACCGTCACTTGTACTTATACGAACGAACGTGCCGCCGAAGGACTTGGGGTATACAAGCGAACCGTCGATGGGACGGGTGGACCGTTCGAGTTCGACTTGGAGAGCGATGACGGTACAGAAGGGATCGGTACGGCAACCACCGATACCGACCTCCTTCCGGTCCAGGCGGGAACGGTTTCCGGCATTGGACGCACCGAACCGGTGACGATCACCGAAACGCTTCCCTCCACCACGGACGCGGGCCATTGGCGCCATCAATCGGTGGAGTGCAATGGTGAACTGGTTGACGCGGATGTTGATGGAGACACCGTTTCCGCCAACGTTCCACCACGTGATGGTCCAATGAACTGTCTTTTCACCAACGAGTATGTTCCGACGGGATCGGTCACCATCGTGAAGACAAGTCAGGGCGGAGTCGGCAACTTCAGCTTCGTCGTGAAGGAGTCACAGCCGGCCGACCTCAGCTCGGTGCCTCGTTTGGAACGCAGCCTTTATCGGCTGTACGATGTCGAAACCTCTGCCGAGGACGATCCCGCCTCGTTTACGGTGGATGGTGTTCGGACCGGCGAGTACACCATTGTCGAGCTCAACTCCGAACTTGACGGTAAGGATTGGGACTTGGTAGATGCTTCCTGTGATGCGGGTGGCGACTCCGACTATTCCAATGGAGTAACGTTTTCGGTTACGGAAGACCGACCGAACGTCACCTGTACCTTCACTGACGTGATGGCGGCGAACCCACCCGATGCGCCTGAGGGCCCCAACGGTGAAGGTGGCCCTGACGACTCTGACGGGGCTTCGCTCCTGACCAAGACGGGATCGAATATTGTTCTGGTCGGTACGGCCATTGCCATTGTGGCAGTCGTGGTGGGTCGTATTCTTGTGGTCCGCGGTCGTTTCAGGACGGAGTTAGCCCGGATAAATCTCTAG
- a CDS encoding ISL3 family transposase, with protein MKKRQKSTFVTSDSSKIVQALVGFKDVRVVQYERHGPHVDLVIEQVVDHPLCSDCGGRARVKERPLARYIDLPVYGQAMRLVWRKHRMWCPSTACPRQSWVLTDPRIAGASSRVTTRAAKWATVQVGKGRTVSEVATELGCDWHTINDAVTAYGGALLDADRKRLNKTTAIGLDETSFMRLTNRHTSYVTTVCDVDHHQIIDLLPSRDFVDVAAYINERSVAWKRRLRYGALDMSTAYAAVYNVMLPNVVQVVDAFHVVALTNRALDAVRRRIQHEQTGHRGRKHDPLYRARRVLLVGEERLTDTAAQRLSSLLALGDPHAEVAIAYRIKERIRDFYRETNPDTARVMMTDLVAHCRHHAMPPELQRLGRTLQRWRDKICNYHHARVSNGPTEALNNLIKRIKRIGFGFTNFHNYRIRALLYAGKPNWRVLGSITIK; from the coding sequence GTGAAAAAACGACAAAAAAGCACCTTCGTTACGTCTGATTCTAGCAAGATCGTCCAGGCGCTTGTAGGGTTCAAGGATGTTCGTGTTGTGCAGTACGAACGTCATGGCCCGCACGTCGACTTGGTTATCGAGCAGGTGGTGGATCATCCGTTGTGTTCCGACTGTGGCGGTCGGGCACGAGTTAAGGAACGTCCCCTAGCGCGCTATATCGATCTTCCGGTGTACGGGCAAGCGATGCGGTTGGTGTGGCGTAAACATCGGATGTGGTGCCCCAGCACGGCGTGTCCTCGGCAGTCTTGGGTGCTTACGGATCCGCGTATCGCTGGGGCCTCGAGTCGTGTAACGACCCGAGCCGCGAAATGGGCCACGGTCCAGGTGGGGAAGGGTCGTACCGTCAGTGAGGTCGCCACCGAGCTCGGCTGCGACTGGCACACGATCAACGATGCCGTCACCGCCTACGGTGGAGCACTACTCGACGCCGACCGCAAACGGTTGAACAAGACCACTGCGATCGGGTTGGATGAAACCAGTTTCATGCGCCTGACCAATCGACACACCAGCTACGTCACGACCGTCTGCGATGTCGACCACCACCAGATCATCGACCTGCTTCCCAGTCGTGATTTCGTTGATGTGGCAGCGTATATCAATGAGCGATCGGTCGCATGGAAGCGGCGCCTCCGCTATGGCGCGTTGGATATGTCGACCGCCTACGCTGCTGTGTATAACGTGATGCTTCCCAACGTTGTCCAAGTGGTCGATGCGTTCCACGTGGTGGCGTTGACCAACCGGGCGTTGGACGCGGTACGCCGTCGGATACAACACGAACAGACAGGTCATCGTGGACGCAAACATGACCCGCTCTACCGGGCCCGACGGGTACTGTTGGTGGGCGAAGAACGCCTGACCGACACAGCCGCCCAGCGACTGTCGTCGCTTCTGGCACTGGGCGACCCTCATGCTGAGGTAGCAATTGCCTACCGGATCAAAGAGCGAATACGTGATTTCTACCGGGAAACAAACCCTGACACGGCACGGGTGATGATGACCGATCTAGTGGCCCACTGCCGCCACCACGCGATGCCGCCCGAACTACAGAGACTGGGCCGGACCCTCCAGCGTTGGCGCGACAAGATCTGCAACTACCATCACGCTCGGGTTAGTAACGGCCCTACCGAGGCTTTGAACAACCTGATTAAACGCATCAAACGGATCGGGTTTGGATTCACCAACTTCCACAACTACCGCATCCGGGCCCTGCTGTATGCCGGCAAACCCAACTGGCGAGTCCTCGGCTCCATCACCATTAAATAA
- the era gene encoding GTPase Era, translating into MSNADAAATEEYRAGFTCFVGRPNAGKSTLTNAIIGEKVAITSQRPQTTRHVVRSVLHRPNSQVILVDTPGLHRPRTLLGERLNDLVRQTWSEVDVIGVCLPADQKIGPGDRFITNEIAELKGTIVAVVTKADLVSPDQLIEQLNAVNKLYDFADIVPVSAKTGKNVETLVDVLSGHLPESPQLYPDDMVREDPERVMVSELVREAALEGVKDELPHSIAVVIEDMEHEVSEGNPRTRIYAEIYVERMSQKGIVIGKGGARLKRVGTKARKQIAELLGTRVYLDLHVRVAKEWQRDPKLLQRLGF; encoded by the coding sequence TTGTCTAACGCCGATGCCGCAGCCACCGAGGAGTACCGCGCAGGATTCACCTGCTTCGTCGGGCGTCCCAATGCGGGTAAATCGACCCTCACCAACGCCATCATCGGGGAAAAGGTGGCGATTACCTCGCAGCGGCCGCAAACCACGCGTCACGTGGTTCGTTCGGTGTTGCATCGACCCAATTCCCAGGTCATTCTGGTTGACACGCCCGGGTTGCACCGGCCCCGCACCTTGCTTGGCGAGCGGCTCAACGATCTGGTGCGCCAAACCTGGAGCGAAGTCGACGTCATCGGCGTGTGTCTTCCGGCGGACCAGAAGATCGGTCCCGGCGATCGTTTCATCACCAACGAGATCGCCGAACTGAAAGGCACGATCGTCGCGGTCGTGACCAAGGCGGACCTGGTGTCTCCCGACCAGCTGATCGAACAGCTCAACGCGGTCAACAAGCTCTACGACTTCGCCGACATCGTTCCGGTCTCGGCCAAGACGGGCAAGAACGTCGAAACTCTGGTTGACGTTCTGTCCGGTCATCTCCCTGAATCGCCGCAGCTGTATCCCGACGACATGGTCCGGGAGGACCCGGAGCGAGTGATGGTTTCCGAGCTCGTGCGGGAGGCGGCCCTGGAAGGCGTCAAGGACGAGTTGCCACACTCCATCGCCGTGGTCATCGAGGATATGGAGCACGAGGTCAGCGAAGGGAACCCGCGCACCCGGATCTATGCCGAAATCTACGTAGAACGCATGAGCCAGAAGGGCATTGTGATCGGCAAAGGTGGTGCCCGACTGAAACGGGTGGGCACGAAGGCGCGGAAACAGATCGCCGAACTGCTCGGCACCCGGGTGTACCTGGATCTGCACGTGCGGGTGGCCAAGGAATGGCAGCGCGACCCGAAGCTATTGCAGCGGCTGGGGTTTTAG
- a CDS encoding hemolysin family protein translates to MTLQWGLIATAVALTVVAGIAAMVDSAFNEVSPARTAELKEQHRRGANSLVTVITRLPAHLNVLIFLRVASEVTATALVAVVTFSHISSTAAAVALTAAVMTFMSFVAIGVGPRTIGRQHAYPVALAAAGPVNLLTRVLRPLSKFLIVLGNAITPGKGFKEGPFTTSAVEIREMVDQAEAHGTVDNEESEMIKSVFELGDTVARGVMVPRTSMVWVNAEASVDDALAAALDSGYSRIPVVGEDLDDIRGVAYLKDLAQINGGGRSITTTMREVTFVPESKPVDDLLREMQAKQIHIAIVVDEYGGVAGLVTIEDIIEEIVGEITDEYDDELPPITWSDDGSARVIARLNLDELATEFKVDFGDVDVDTVGGLIASELGKLPVAGDRVIIAGLEMTAEGAIGRRRHIETVHVKRVPTAPTDPSELEESSSIHV, encoded by the coding sequence ATGACTTTGCAATGGGGGCTCATAGCCACCGCAGTCGCCCTGACCGTCGTCGCCGGGATCGCCGCCATGGTCGACTCGGCCTTCAACGAGGTGTCCCCGGCACGGACGGCCGAACTCAAAGAACAACACCGGCGCGGAGCCAACTCCCTCGTCACGGTCATCACCCGACTGCCCGCGCATCTCAACGTCCTCATCTTCCTGCGAGTGGCCTCCGAGGTCACCGCCACCGCCCTCGTGGCGGTCGTGACCTTCTCCCACATCTCCTCCACCGCAGCCGCCGTCGCCCTCACCGCGGCAGTGATGACCTTCATGTCCTTCGTGGCCATCGGCGTCGGACCCCGCACCATCGGACGGCAACACGCCTACCCCGTCGCCCTCGCCGCCGCCGGACCGGTCAACCTACTCACCCGGGTCCTCCGGCCCCTGTCCAAATTCCTCATCGTCCTGGGCAACGCCATCACACCGGGCAAAGGCTTCAAAGAAGGCCCCTTCACCACCTCGGCGGTGGAAATCCGCGAAATGGTCGACCAGGCCGAAGCCCACGGCACCGTGGACAACGAAGAGTCCGAAATGATCAAATCGGTCTTCGAGCTCGGTGACACCGTCGCACGCGGCGTCATGGTGCCGCGGACGTCGATGGTGTGGGTCAACGCCGAAGCCAGTGTGGATGACGCGCTCGCCGCAGCGCTCGACTCCGGGTACTCTCGTATTCCGGTGGTAGGAGAGGACCTCGACGATATTCGCGGCGTCGCCTACCTGAAGGACCTCGCCCAGATCAACGGTGGAGGTCGTTCGATCACCACCACCATGCGTGAGGTCACCTTCGTTCCCGAGTCCAAACCGGTGGACGATCTCCTGCGCGAAATGCAGGCCAAACAGATCCACATCGCGATCGTGGTGGACGAGTACGGCGGCGTCGCCGGACTGGTCACGATAGAGGACATCATCGAGGAGATCGTCGGGGAGATCACCGACGAATACGACGACGAGTTGCCGCCGATCACCTGGAGCGACGACGGTTCGGCGCGAGTGATCGCACGCCTTAACCTGGATGAGTTGGCCACCGAATTCAAGGTGGACTTCGGTGATGTCGACGTTGACACCGTCGGCGGCCTCATCGCCAGCGAACTGGGTAAACTTCCTGTCGCCGGCGATCGCGTCATCATCGCCGGACTGGAGATGACCGCCGAAGGTGCGATTGGCCGCCGTCGTCACATTGAAACGGTTCACGTGAAGCGAGTTCCGACCGCTCCCACCGATCCATCCGAACTAGAAGAAAGCAGTTCCATACATGTCTGA